A single Anabas testudineus chromosome 10, fAnaTes1.2, whole genome shotgun sequence DNA region contains:
- the slc30a9 gene encoding zinc transporter 9, with product MFPNLAHRSWHVLCRVYVQQRASQSQWSPRLQHLCYGWQSGGIHRLWFSLPDCRVASTGLGRVQYYSTSGSSKDGPPKSPSVDAPSAEKVLSDAKVSPASSAQAAGKSSGLSPQGLTKAETIQVKVRAVLKKREYGSKYTQNNFITAVRAMNEFCLKPSDLEQLRKIRRRSPHDDTEAFTVFLRSDVEAKAIDVWGSHEALARERNVRKEVEREYQENIFRNQQLLKEYKDFWGNTKPRSGKRATFLQGPGKVVTVAICINGLNFFFKLLAWVYTGSASMFSEAIHSLADTCNQALLALGISQSVRNPDAVHPYGFSNMRYIASLISGVGIFMMGAGLSWYHGIMGLLHPEPIESLLWAYCILAGSLVSEGATLLVAINEIKKSAQKHGLSFYEYVMQSRDPSTNVVLLEDAAAVLGVILAAGCMGLTSLTGNPYYDSLGSLGVGTLLGTVSAFLIYTNTEALLGRSIQADRVQKLTEFLENDPAVRAIHDVKATDMGLSKVRFKAEVDFDGRVVTRSYLEKQDIDQILNDIQQVKTPEELENFMLKHGENIIDTLGAEVDRLEKELKQRNPEVRHVDLEIL from the exons ATGTTCCCCAACCTGGCCCACAGATCTTGGCACGTCCTCTGCAGGGTCTACGTGCAGCAAAGGGCGTCCCAGTCTCAATGGTCCCCGAGGTTGCAGCACCTGTGCTACG GTTGGCAAAGTGGAGGCATACATAGATTGTGGTTCAGCCTTCCAGACTGCAGAGTTGCTTCTACAGGGCTGGGCAGGGTGCAGTATTACTCTACCTCTGGCAGCAGTAAAGATGGTCCTCCAAAATCACCATCAGTCGATGCTCCATCAGCAGAAAAGGTTTTGTCTGATGCAAAAGTCTCTCCAGCTTCTTCag CACAAGCAGCAGGAAAAAGTTCTG GTTTGTCACCTCAAGGGCTGACGAAAGCTGAGACAATACAAGTTAAag TTCGGGCAGTcctaaaaaaaagagaatatgGATCCAAGTACACTCAGAACAACTTTATCACTGCAGTCAGAGCCATGAATGAGTTCTGCCTGAAACCGAG CGATCTGGAACAACTTAGGAAGATCAGAAGACGCAGCCCCCATGACGACACAGAGGCATTCACTGTGTTCCTGCGGTCAGACGTGGAGGCCAA AGCCATAGATGTGTGGGGAAGCCATGAAGCTCTAGCCCGGGAGAGGAATGTCAGGAAAGAAGTGGAGAGAGAGTACCAAGAGA ATATTTTCCGAAATCAACAGCTGTTGAAAGAATACAAAGACTTCTGGGGCAACACTAAG CCTCGATCGGGCAAGAGGGCAACGTTTCTACAAGGCCCAGGGAAGGTGGTCACAGTTGCTATTTGTAT CAATGGACTGAATTTCTTCTTCAAACTCCTGGCTTGGGTCTACACCGGATCAGCCAGCATGTTCTCAGAGGCCATCCACTCACTGGCTGACACCTGCAACCAGGCTCTGCTCGCCCTGGGAATCAGCCAGTCTGTCCGCAACCCAGACGCTGTGCACCC ttatGGATTCTCCAACATGCGCTACATAGCCTCTCTCATCAGTGGGGTAGGCATTTTTATGATGGGAGCAGGACTCTCCTGGTACCATGGCATCATGGGATTGCTCCACCCAGAGCCCATAGAGTCATTGTTATGG GCTTACTGTATTTTAGCGGGCTCCCTTGTGTCTGAAGGAG CAACGTTACTAGTAGCCatcaatgaaataaagaagagtgcCCAAAAGCACGGGCTGTCTTTTTATGAATACG TAATGCAGAGTCGGGATCCCAGTACTAACGTGGTGCTGCTGGAGGATGCTGCGGCTGTATTAGGAGTCATCTTGGCTGCTGGCTGCATGGGGCTCACTTCACTCACAG GTAACCCGTACTATGACAGTTTGGGTTCTCTTGGCGTGGGTACGTTGCTGGGCACCGTCTCAGCCTTCCTCATCTACACAAACACTGAGGCCCTGCTGGGGCGATCTATACAGGCTGATCGTGTGCAGAAGCTTACAGAGTTCCTGGAGAATGACCCCGCTGTGAG AGCCATCCACGACGTGAAGGCCACCGATATGGGACTGAGTAAAGTTCGCTTCAAGGCCGAAGTTGACTTTGATGGACGAGTGGTGACGCGGTCGTACCTGGAAAAACAAGACATTGACCAAATCCTCAAT GACATTCAGCAGGTGAAAACTCCAGAGGAGCTGGAAAACTTCATGCTGAAACATGGGGAGAACATCATTGACACTCTGGGAGCCGAGGTGGATCGCCTGGAGAAAGAGCTCAAG CAACGTAACCCAGAGGTTCGTCACGTTGACCTGGAAATACTATAA